From one Gimesia sp. genomic stretch:
- a CDS encoding alpha/beta hydrolase family protein, with translation MPPAEFKQKLLAGLGGDWPAPPELNVKQRDTIQRDGYRIESLTYEAEPGDPIPAMLLIPDMVSPAHPAPAVAVWHQHAGQYHLGKSEPAGLAGNPMHHTGAALAKEGYVVLCPDALCFEERQDPTGKLKAGNYERFEFLRYVVDGKCMAWKNILDMQRAVDFLQSRPEVIDEKIGCYGHSMGSTHTWLIGPWEPRIKCLVGNCCLPTYKGIHREHMLHCFPNFIPGIYEFGDTPDIAALIAPRPLHMNFGELDGGSPIDEVRRGVKIIANNYAAMNAETNFSYYIEEGAGHVLSPVMWDKTKSHFERHLKS, from the coding sequence ATGCCCCCCGCCGAATTTAAACAAAAACTGTTAGCAGGCCTCGGCGGTGACTGGCCCGCGCCGCCGGAGCTGAATGTCAAACAGCGTGATACCATTCAACGGGACGGCTATCGCATTGAGTCACTGACCTACGAAGCCGAGCCCGGCGATCCGATTCCCGCCATGCTGTTGATTCCCGATATGGTCTCGCCCGCACATCCCGCTCCCGCCGTCGCAGTCTGGCACCAGCACGCCGGTCAGTACCATCTCGGCAAAAGCGAACCGGCGGGACTGGCCGGAAACCCGATGCACCACACCGGTGCCGCCCTCGCGAAAGAAGGTTACGTGGTCCTCTGTCCGGATGCCCTCTGCTTCGAAGAACGCCAGGACCCGACCGGCAAACTCAAAGCAGGGAACTATGAACGCTTTGAATTCCTGCGTTACGTCGTCGACGGCAAATGCATGGCCTGGAAAAATATTCTCGACATGCAACGCGCCGTCGACTTTCTGCAGAGTCGCCCCGAAGTCATCGATGAAAAAATCGGCTGCTACGGACATTCGATGGGTTCCACGCACACCTGGCTCATCGGTCCCTGGGAACCCCGTATCAAATGCCTGGTGGGCAACTGCTGCCTGCCCACCTACAAAGGCATTCACCGCGAACACATGCTGCACTGTTTCCCTAATTTCATCCCGGGTATCTACGAATTTGGCGACACCCCCGACATCGCCGCCCTCATCGCCCCGCGTCCATTGCACATGAATTTCGGCGAACTGGATGGGGGCAGCCCCATCGATGAAGTCCGCCGCGGTGTCAAAATAATTGCAAACAACTACGCTGCCATGAATGCAGAAACAAACTTTAGTTATTATATTGAAGAGGGAGCTGGCCACGTGCTGTCCCCCGTGATGTGGGATAAAACGAAGTCCCACTTCGAGCGCCACCTGAAGTCTTAA
- a CDS encoding M20 family metallopeptidase, translating to MDALKYTQELVGFESTSCYSNVEVTDYVEAELKKLGFEIERLEYTDAKGVRKANVIGRRGSGPGGMAYFAHTDVVPADPWFTDEFGPFTPTIQGDKLYGRGSCDMKGSIACMLAAAKRYVDQDLKHPLYITCTADEEVGYHGAKNVAEHSQIYREMAAGEAHGIIGEPTMLEVVYAHKGTYGFQAISHGRAAHSSLDTGINANLAMIPFLVEMKKLYEECMTDSRWQNDEFNPPTNGWNIGINDKTAAVNITPPQSICTVYFRPMPGQEPDELVARAREAAEKCGIEFQFKCGGSPVYTDPNSTIVKEVLQIAGKDQAKTVSYGTDGSQFPEMKNLVVFGPGDIGQAHTHDEFIALEQLEQGTEKFAALIENWCC from the coding sequence ATGGATGCCCTGAAATACACGCAGGAACTGGTCGGCTTTGAATCCACCAGCTGCTACTCAAACGTCGAAGTCACCGATTACGTCGAAGCCGAACTTAAAAAACTGGGCTTCGAAATCGAACGCCTCGAATACACGGATGCCAAAGGCGTACGTAAAGCCAACGTCATCGGTCGTCGCGGTTCCGGCCCCGGAGGTATGGCCTACTTCGCCCACACCGATGTGGTTCCCGCAGATCCCTGGTTCACCGACGAGTTCGGTCCGTTCACTCCCACCATTCAGGGAGACAAACTCTATGGCCGCGGTTCCTGCGACATGAAAGGTTCTATCGCCTGTATGCTGGCGGCCGCCAAACGCTATGTCGACCAGGACCTGAAACACCCGCTCTACATCACCTGTACCGCAGACGAAGAAGTCGGCTATCACGGTGCTAAGAACGTAGCGGAACACTCCCAAATCTATCGAGAGATGGCAGCAGGCGAAGCCCACGGCATCATCGGCGAACCGACCATGCTTGAAGTCGTTTACGCGCATAAGGGAACCTATGGTTTCCAGGCTATCTCCCACGGCCGGGCCGCACACTCCAGCCTCGATACCGGCATCAACGCGAACCTCGCTATGATCCCGTTCCTCGTCGAAATGAAAAAACTGTACGAGGAATGCATGACCGATTCCCGCTGGCAGAATGATGAATTCAATCCGCCTACTAATGGCTGGAACATCGGCATCAACGACAAAACGGCAGCCGTCAACATCACACCCCCGCAGAGTATCTGCACCGTTTACTTCCGCCCCATGCCGGGACAGGAGCCGGACGAACTGGTCGCCCGCGCCCGCGAAGCAGCTGAAAAGTGTGGTATCGAATTCCAGTTCAAATGCGGAGGCAGCCCGGTTTACACCGATCCGAATTCGACCATCGTCAAAGAAGTCCTGCAGATTGCCGGTAAAGATCAGGCGAAAACGGTCTCGTACGGCACCGACGGCAGCCAGTTTCCCGAGATGAAAAACCTGGTCGTCTTCGGCCCCGGAGACATCGGCCAGGCACATACACACGATGAATTCATCGCCCTCGAACAACTGGAGCAGGGGACCGAGAAATTCGCGGCCCTCATTGAGAACTGGTGCTGCTGA
- a CDS encoding Gfo/Idh/MocA family oxidoreductase, with translation MSQRTTRREFIKQSSALGAAFWVGGQSLLAAEKSPMEKINFASIGVGGKGSSDTASAASSGNLVAICDIDDKRLLKSAARYRKAQKFNDYREMLEEMGDKIDAVTVSTPDHSHAPASVMAMKKGKHCFTQKPLTWSVHEARVMRETANKHNVQTQMGNQGTAKDGFREAVEVIRSGVLGNVREAHVWTNRPVWGKGVERPPEGEPAPKHIHWDLFLGPAPYREFSTLYHPFEWRGWLDFGTGALGDMACHTMNMHVMALDLYDPTSIVAESEGMIENETYPKSTKITYQFPERTQGDKTLCPLKLTWYDGGNLPPEELLMGEKMKPSGVVLIGDEGNLYTPDDYGAEYVLLPRDKFSDFKKPEQSLPRSPGHFEEFVVAIKGGEPAMSNFNYASRLTETTLLGNCAIRAGKKLDWDAKKMEFTNAPEANKFLSRDYRDGWSL, from the coding sequence ATGAGTCAACGTACAACACGCCGCGAGTTTATCAAACAGAGCTCGGCACTGGGGGCCGCCTTCTGGGTCGGTGGTCAGAGCCTGCTGGCTGCTGAAAAATCTCCCATGGAAAAAATCAATTTCGCCTCCATCGGTGTGGGTGGTAAAGGCTCCAGCGATACAGCGAGTGCAGCAAGCAGCGGTAACCTGGTTGCTATCTGTGATATCGACGATAAGCGACTGTTGAAATCAGCGGCTCGCTATCGCAAAGCGCAAAAGTTCAATGATTATCGCGAAATGCTGGAAGAGATGGGCGATAAAATTGACGCGGTGACCGTCAGTACCCCTGACCATTCGCATGCTCCTGCCTCCGTGATGGCGATGAAAAAAGGGAAGCACTGCTTCACCCAGAAGCCGCTGACCTGGTCGGTCCACGAAGCCCGCGTGATGCGTGAAACAGCTAACAAGCATAATGTACAGACCCAGATGGGTAACCAGGGGACTGCCAAGGACGGATTCCGCGAAGCCGTTGAAGTCATTCGGTCTGGCGTGCTGGGTAATGTGCGTGAAGCTCATGTCTGGACGAACCGTCCGGTCTGGGGTAAAGGCGTCGAGCGTCCACCGGAAGGGGAACCGGCTCCCAAGCACATTCACTGGGATCTGTTCCTCGGCCCTGCTCCTTACCGGGAATTCAGCACGCTGTATCATCCGTTTGAATGGCGTGGCTGGCTGGACTTCGGTACCGGTGCCTTGGGTGACATGGCCTGTCACACGATGAACATGCACGTGATGGCCCTCGATCTGTACGATCCGACTTCCATCGTCGCCGAATCGGAAGGAATGATTGAAAACGAGACTTATCCCAAGTCGACCAAAATCACCTACCAGTTCCCCGAGCGGACTCAAGGCGATAAAACACTCTGCCCGCTGAAGCTGACCTGGTACGATGGCGGTAACCTGCCTCCGGAAGAACTGCTGATGGGTGAAAAAATGAAGCCCAGCGGTGTGGTTCTGATTGGCGATGAAGGCAACCTGTATACGCCGGACGACTACGGTGCAGAATACGTGCTGCTGCCCCGCGACAAATTCAGCGACTTCAAGAAGCCCGAGCAGAGCCTGCCTCGTTCGCCCGGCCACTTCGAAGAATTCGTTGTTGCCATCAAAGGTGGTGAGCCTGCGATGTCCAACTTCAATTATGCCAGCCGCCTGACGGAAACGACCCTGCTGGGGAACTGTGCCATCCGCGCTGGTAAGAAACTGGATTGGGATGCCAAGAAGATGGAATTCACCAATGCGCCGGAAGCCAACAAGTTCCTGAGCCGCGATTACCGTGATGGCTGGTCTCTCTAA